In Salinibaculum sp. SYNS191, the genomic window CGTTGTGGACCGCGAAGGTCAGCCCGACCATCTCCGGGACGATCGGCATGTCCCGCAGGTGTGTCCGGATCGGGTTGTTCGCCGTCTGCTCCTCCTCGGCGTCGCGTGCCTTCTCCAGGAGCTTCTCGTGGTCGACGGACAGACCGCGTTCGATAGTTCGCCGCTGGCGTGCGGGGAGCAGTTCCGCGACTTCCTCCAGTGTCATCTCCTGCAACTCGTCGAGCGTGTGACCACGGTAGGTGAACTCACCCTCGTGGCCGATTTGATATTCTGAACTCATTCGCTGTCACCACCTCGACCAGTGCGTTTCGAGGAGATGTCCCCGACCTTGCGGCCCGGGGGTGCGTTCCGCGAGATGGACTTCGGCTTGCCGGGGTGTTGCCGGCCGCCGCCACCGAAGGGGTGGTCGACGGCGTTCATCGCAACACCGCGGACAGTCGGCCACTTCGTCCCGCGGGCTCTCATCTTGTGGTACTTGTTTCCGGCCTTGACGAACGGCTTCTCCGTCCGGCCGCCGCCGGCGACGACGCCGATGGTCGCCCGACACTGCGGGTCGAGGCGCTTGACCTCGTCGCTGGGTAGCTGGACCACCGCGACGTTGCGGTCGTGGGCCATCAGCGTCGCGTTGACGCCCGACGCGCGGGCGAACTTCCCGCCGTCGCCGGGGTTGGCCTCGACGTTACAGACCGGGACGCCTTCCGGAATCTCCGCGAGCGGGAGCGTGTTCCCCGGCTCAATCGCCGAGGAGACGCCGACCTGAATCTGGTCGCCGACGCCCACGCCTTCCGGCGCGAGCACGAGGCGCTGGTCGCCGTCCTCGAACTCGACGGCGGCGACGGGCGCGCTCCGTGCCGGGTCGTGCTCGATGTCGACGACCGTCCCGGAGACGACGTCCGCGTCCTCGACGTTGCGGTGCGACAGGTCTGCCTTGTAGCGGTGCGACGGCGCCCGGAACGTGGGCGAGCCGCGGCCGCGTCGTTGTCCCTGAATTCGTCGTCCCATGGTCAGAACACCCCGATGCGGCTGGCGATTTCCTGTGCGTCGTAGTCGTCGGTGAGCAGGACGGTCGCCTTCTTCTCGCCCTGTGGCGTCACCATCGTCGTCACCTTCTCGATTTCGACGTCGAACTGCTGTTCGATGTCGGCGACGATTTCGGCCTTCTCGGCGTCGGTGTCGACGATGAACTGCATCTTGTTCTCGAAGTCCATCTTGTCGACGGCCTTCTCGGTGACCGTCGGGTACTTGATGACGCTCATCGCGATGCGACCTCCTCAATGGCGCTCTCGGTGAAGACGGTCAGTCGACCGCCCTGTCCGCCGGGTGCGAGGTCTTCCGCGTTGACCTCCTGTGCGGTCGCCACGTCCGCGCCCGCGAGGTTGCGAGCGCCACGCGACGGTTCCTCGCTGGTGACGAACAGAATCGACTTCGCGCGACGACGCTTGCGGCCGCGGGCCGAGCCCTTGCCGGCCTTGATGGTCGTCTCGTCCGCGCGCTCGATGTCGGCGTAGACGCCGAGTGCTTCGAGCACGTCGACGACCTCCTGCGTCCTGTGGACGTCCTCGAACTCGTCGCTGACGACCAGCGGGAGCTCCACGTCGTCGAACGCGTGACCGCGCTCGGCGACGACCTCGGCGTCGGCGGTGGCCGCGAGGGCCGACCGGACGGCGAGCTGGCGCTCCTTGTCGTTGATGTCGAGGCCGCGGTCCTTCTCGGTCTTCGGCGGGTGGGCGCGGCGCCCACCGACAGCCTGGGGCACGCGGCGTGCCTGGCCGCCCTCGCGCGGGACGTGGGCCATGCCACGACCGCTGCCGAAGGACTCTGCGGGCGTCCGCAGGCCCGCGTATTCGTCTGAACCGTAGTCCTGCTTCCTGTTGGCCTGGGCGGCGAGGACGGCCTTCCGGATGAGGTCCGGTCGGTAGGCCGTCTCGAAGACGTCGGGGAGGTCGACCTCGCCCGCGTCCGCGCCGTCCAGGTCGCGTACTGTTGCCTGCATAGTTTATCCCTGGTTCGACTCCTCTGAGACGTAGCGCACCTCGGGGTCGAGGCGCGGCTGGTCGTTCGGACGCACTGCCGGGCGCATGCGGACGACCCGCTGCTCCGGTCCGGGCACCGAGCCCTTCACCAGCGCGTACGAGCCGTCGACCTCGCCGTAGTTGATGAAGCCGCCGTTGACGGAGGCTCCCTCGTCGCCGAGGTCGATGAGCCGTTTGTTCAGCTCGGTTCGCTGATGATAGCCCATCTGCCCCTGCTGGGGCACGGTCGACCGGACGCGGCTGGGGTTCCACGGGCCGAGGTTGCCGATGCGTCGGCGCCAGCCCTGGCGGGCGTGTTTGCCCTTGCGTTTCTGGACGCCCCAGCGCTTGACGGGACCCTGCGTCCCCTTGCCCTTCGTGACGCCCGCGACGTCGGCGTACTCGCCGGCGCGGAAGACGTCGGTCACGTTGTAGCTGCCCTCCGCGAGCAGTTCGAGACCGAAGTCGACGCGGTCGGCGACGGAACCGCCGCCGACGCGGTTCTCCATCACGTCGGGTTTCTTCTTCGGGACGCCGTCGAGTTCGCCGGGCACGGTGTGCGTGATCGCGCGCACGTCCGCGACGTCGCCGGCGTCGAGTGCGTCTCGTATCTGTTCCTCTGCCGCCTCGGCATCGTGCTCCTCGGGGGTGTTGAGCGCGCGGTCGAGTTCCGGGTGGAACTCGTCGGCCCAGACCTCCGTGAGCGGGCGCATGCCGTACGGCGTGTCTTCGTAGGCTCGAAGCGCGACGACCCGGTTGGGGGGCGTCTCGACGACTGTCACGGGGACAGTCTCCTCCATCCCCTCGCGGGGGGAGTCGGGCTCGTCGTTGATCATCACGACGTGACTCATACCGGCCTTGTAGCCGGCAAAGCCCTGAAGCCCGGGCTGGCCGTCGTCGTCGGGCCAGCTGTTGAACCGCGGCGTCTCACTGGACGCGCGGCTCCGCGGGCCGAAGCCCAGCGAGCCTTTGCGTGGTCTGCTTGATTGTGGCATGGATTCACTCCTTGAGGGTCAGGCAGGCGAGGGTGGCGAACATCGCTTCCTCCGTTC contains:
- a CDS encoding 30S ribosomal protein S19; this encodes MSSEYQIGHEGEFTYRGHTLDELQEMTLEEVAELLPARQRRTIERGLSVDHEKLLEKARDAEEEQTANNPIRTHLRDMPIVPEMVGLTFAVHNGQSFERVKVEPEMLGHYLGEFQLTRTSVEHGQAGIGATRSSKFVPLK
- a CDS encoding 50S ribosomal protein L2, translated to MGRRIQGQRRGRGSPTFRAPSHRYKADLSHRNVEDADVVSGTVVDIEHDPARSAPVAAVEFEDGDQRLVLAPEGVGVGDQIQVGVSSAIEPGNTLPLAEIPEGVPVCNVEANPGDGGKFARASGVNATLMAHDRNVAVVQLPSDEVKRLDPQCRATIGVVAGGGRTEKPFVKAGNKYHKMRARGTKWPTVRGVAMNAVDHPFGGGGRQHPGKPKSISRNAPPGRKVGDISSKRTGRGGDSE
- a CDS encoding 50S ribosomal protein L23 codes for the protein MSVIKYPTVTEKAVDKMDFENKMQFIVDTDAEKAEIVADIEQQFDVEIEKVTTMVTPQGEKKATVLLTDDYDAQEIASRIGVF
- the rpl4p gene encoding 50S ribosomal protein L4 — its product is MQATVRDLDGADAGEVDLPDVFETAYRPDLIRKAVLAAQANRKQDYGSDEYAGLRTPAESFGSGRGMAHVPREGGQARRVPQAVGGRRAHPPKTEKDRGLDINDKERQLAVRSALAATADAEVVAERGHAFDDVELPLVVSDEFEDVHRTQEVVDVLEALGVYADIERADETTIKAGKGSARGRKRRRAKSILFVTSEEPSRGARNLAGADVATAQEVNAEDLAPGGQGGRLTVFTESAIEEVASR
- a CDS encoding 50S ribosomal protein L3, whose amino-acid sequence is MPQSSRPRKGSLGFGPRSRASSETPRFNSWPDDDGQPGLQGFAGYKAGMSHVVMINDEPDSPREGMEETVPVTVVETPPNRVVALRAYEDTPYGMRPLTEVWADEFHPELDRALNTPEEHDAEAAEEQIRDALDAGDVADVRAITHTVPGELDGVPKKKPDVMENRVGGGSVADRVDFGLELLAEGSYNVTDVFRAGEYADVAGVTKGKGTQGPVKRWGVQKRKGKHARQGWRRRIGNLGPWNPSRVRSTVPQQGQMGYHQRTELNKRLIDLGDEGASVNGGFINYGEVDGSYALVKGSVPGPEQRVVRMRPAVRPNDQPRLDPEVRYVSEESNQG